A window of the Deinococcus gobiensis I-0 genome harbors these coding sequences:
- a CDS encoding VOC family protein translates to MGAHLDHLVVAARTLAEGRAWLEGRLGVPLAPGGEHETFGTHNALLSLGGTSYLEVIAVNPGASAPARARWFGLDTPEMRERLEDGPALVHWVARVPELDAAQDYPEGEVLELSRGENRWALTVPPDGSLPQGGVAPSLIAWHTPAPPTRLPASGVTLATLRLGTPQPTELRAALDRLGFVGEVEVYEAPQPELGAQLDTPGGVVLL, encoded by the coding sequence ATGGGCGCGCATCTGGATCACCTCGTCGTCGCCGCGCGCACGCTCGCGGAGGGCCGGGCGTGGCTGGAGGGCCGCCTGGGCGTGCCCCTGGCCCCCGGCGGCGAGCACGAGACCTTCGGCACGCACAACGCGCTGCTGTCGCTGGGAGGCACCTCCTACCTGGAGGTCATCGCCGTGAATCCCGGCGCGTCCGCCCCAGCCCGCGCCCGCTGGTTCGGCCTGGACACGCCCGAGATGCGCGAACGGCTGGAGGACGGCCCGGCCCTGGTCCACTGGGTTGCCCGCGTGCCCGAGCTGGACGCGGCACAGGACTACCCGGAAGGCGAGGTGCTGGAGCTGTCGCGCGGCGAGAACCGCTGGGCGCTGACCGTGCCGCCGGACGGCTCGCTGCCGCAGGGCGGCGTCGCCCCCTCGCTGATCGCGTGGCATACGCCCGCGCCGCCGACCCGCCTGCCCGCCTCGGGCGTCACGCTGGCGACGCTGCGCCTGGGCACGCCGCAGCCGACCGAGTTGCGCGCCGCGCTCGACCGCCTCGGCTTTGTCGGCGAGGTCGAGGTCTACGAGGCCCCGCAACCCGAACTCGGCGCGCAGCTCGACACGCCGGGCGGGGTGGTGCTGCTCTAG
- a CDS encoding MarR family winged helix-turn-helix transcriptional regulator, giving the protein MNDSLSPQDELYGLVRLTLRLARHFRQQLDEPLEQAVGLNIGEVLVLSAITEGCDTPSAVARRHSLPAPTVTRMVTKLAEAGLVRRVTDPDDLRRQRLQLTAQGEAKRLKTRESAQAIVHDSFGGLDPAQVRAALNALETLSTRLDLCAAPPVAPATHPVPSPALEARP; this is encoded by the coding sequence ATGAATGACTCTCTCTCCCCCCAAGACGAGCTGTACGGTCTGGTGCGCCTGACCCTGCGGCTCGCGCGGCATTTCCGGCAGCAGCTGGACGAGCCGCTGGAGCAGGCGGTCGGCCTGAACATCGGCGAGGTCCTGGTGCTCTCGGCGATCACGGAGGGCTGCGACACGCCCTCGGCCGTGGCCCGCCGCCACTCGCTGCCGGCCCCGACCGTGACCCGCATGGTGACCAAGCTGGCCGAGGCCGGACTCGTGCGCCGCGTGACCGACCCCGACGACCTGCGTCGCCAGCGCCTGCAACTCACCGCGCAGGGCGAGGCCAAACGCCTGAAGACCCGCGAGAGTGCCCAGGCCATCGTGCATGACAGCTTCGGCGGCCTCGACCCGGCCCAGGTGCGCGCGGCCCTGAACGCCCTGGAAACGCTGAGTACCCGTCTCGACCTGTGCGCCGCGCCGCCCGTGGCCCCGGCGACGCACCCGGTTCCGTCCCCGGCCCTGGAGGCCCGACCATGA
- a CDS encoding DoxX family protein — MTTPTRTAPATSAPSQADLGLLLLRLATGVIFVMHGYQKFFLNTVAGTAQFFAGIGVPLPGVAAPLIAGIELIGGLLLILGLFPRVVGALLAVNMLVAILLVHVSGGFFNPNGVEFPLLLLAASATLALTGAGRYRLGKSA; from the coding sequence ATGACGACCCCCACCCGCACCGCCCCCGCGACCAGCGCCCCCTCGCAGGCCGATCTGGGCCTGCTGCTGCTGCGCCTCGCCACCGGCGTCATCTTCGTGATGCACGGCTACCAGAAGTTCTTTCTGAATACGGTCGCCGGTACGGCCCAGTTTTTCGCCGGGATCGGCGTGCCCCTGCCGGGCGTGGCCGCTCCCCTGATCGCGGGCATCGAGCTGATCGGCGGCCTGCTGCTGATCCTGGGGCTGTTTCCCCGCGTGGTCGGCGCGCTGCTGGCCGTGAACATGCTCGTCGCCATCCTGCTCGTGCACGTCTCGGGCGGCTTCTTCAACCCGAACGGCGTCGAGTTTCCGCTGCTGCTGCTGGCGGCTTCGGCCACGCTCGCCCTGACCGGCGCGGGCCGCTACCGCCTGGGCAAGTCCGCCTGA
- a CDS encoding SRPBCC family protein: MSESISIKQTIVVRARPDVLYRLALDPKRRAGWDPNVASAAYEGGDGRLTNGALARYKFSRRLLGLSFTVKYGQLQAPQRGGWESVRHVGPLEKLTQGWTFKPMPGGTEVTLTLNGRVRFGWVRQPVERALHNMVATTLLELQRQVDAQGAQLLEDMGREMQERQKAEQKAAREAAKAAKRKK; the protein is encoded by the coding sequence ATGTCGGAGTCCATCAGCATCAAGCAGACCATCGTCGTCCGCGCGCGTCCGGACGTGCTGTACCGCCTGGCCCTGGACCCCAAGCGCCGGGCCGGCTGGGACCCCAACGTCGCTTCGGCCGCCTACGAGGGCGGCGATGGCCGCCTGACGAACGGCGCTCTGGCACGCTACAAGTTTTCGCGGCGGCTGCTGGGCCTGAGCTTCACGGTCAAGTACGGCCAGCTCCAGGCCCCGCAGCGCGGCGGCTGGGAAAGCGTGCGCCATGTCGGTCCCCTCGAAAAGCTCACACAGGGCTGGACCTTCAAGCCGATGCCCGGCGGCACCGAGGTCACGCTGACCCTCAACGGCCGCGTGCGTTTCGGGTGGGTGCGTCAGCCGGTCGAGCGGGCGCTGCACAACATGGTCGCCACGACGCTGCTCGAACTCCAGCGGCAGGTCGATGCCCAGGGCGCGCAGCTGCTCGAAGACATGGGCCGCGAGATGCAGGAGCGCCAGAAGGCCGAGCAGAAGGCGGCCCGCGAGGCGGCCAAGGCGGCCAAGCGCAAGAAGTGA
- a CDS encoding NAD(P)/FAD-dependent oxidoreductase, producing the protein MHDVLVIGGGLAGLTAARVLTRAGQRVRLLEAAPEIGGRVRTRVVEGFTLDAGYQVLFPDYPAVRRNLDPGALDLVPIAPAGVVRRGRRAEALGDPLRDPGSLGSTLLSGALTLGDKARIGKLALELGAPPAHTLLVGPDESTESYLRRQGFSEAALDHFFRPFFGGVFLRRDLATSARLFRYYFRLLMTGGAALPRAGMGTIPAQLAQGLDVRTGVRVTHLQPHGTHVTAQTDAGELDARQVIVATDTWSAAPLLGEERGEERASLGSAYLYYAAATPVEKQRRLLLNGEAGLINNAQWMGQAVPGRAPEGQDLLVVTALASAQGGVPELDDASLDARVRGELARWYGEAAVSGLRTLGTERVPHAQYPQPPGYAATLPGHATPLPGVLRAGEVTSMSGIQGAMESGEKAAAILLNDLAAMSRPRGA; encoded by the coding sequence ATGCACGACGTTCTGGTCATCGGCGGGGGCCTCGCGGGGCTGACGGCGGCGCGGGTCCTCACGCGGGCGGGGCAGCGGGTCCGGCTGCTGGAGGCCGCGCCCGAGATCGGCGGCCGGGTCCGGACGCGGGTGGTGGAGGGCTTTACCCTCGACGCCGGGTATCAGGTGCTGTTTCCCGACTACCCGGCGGTGCGGCGCAACCTCGACCCGGGCGCGCTGGACCTCGTGCCCATCGCCCCGGCGGGCGTGGTGCGGCGGGGGCGGCGCGCCGAGGCGCTGGGCGACCCCCTGCGCGACCCCGGCAGCCTGGGCAGCACCCTCCTGAGCGGGGCGCTGACCCTGGGCGACAAGGCCCGCATCGGCAAGCTGGCGCTGGAACTCGGCGCGCCGCCCGCCCACACGCTGCTGGTCGGCCCCGACGAGAGCACCGAGAGCTACCTGCGCCGCCAGGGCTTCTCGGAGGCGGCGCTCGACCACTTCTTCCGGCCCTTCTTCGGCGGGGTGTTCCTGCGGCGCGACCTGGCGACCTCGGCGCGGCTGTTCCGCTACTACTTCCGGCTCCTCATGACCGGCGGCGCGGCGCTGCCCCGCGCGGGCATGGGGACCATTCCGGCCCAGCTCGCGCAGGGGCTCGACGTGCGGACCGGCGTGCGGGTCACGCACCTCCAGCCGCACGGCACACACGTCACTGCCCAGACGGATGCGGGCGAACTCGACGCCCGGCAGGTCATCGTGGCGACCGACACGTGGTCGGCCGCGCCGCTGCTGGGCGAGGAACGCGGGGAGGAACGGGCCAGCCTGGGCAGCGCGTACCTGTACTACGCCGCCGCCACGCCGGTCGAGAAACAGCGCCGCCTGCTGCTGAACGGCGAGGCGGGCCTGATCAACAACGCGCAGTGGATGGGGCAGGCCGTGCCGGGCCGCGCGCCCGAGGGCCAGGACCTGCTCGTCGTGACGGCACTGGCCTCGGCGCAGGGCGGGGTGCCCGAGCTGGACGACGCCTCGCTGGACGCCCGCGTGCGCGGCGAACTCGCGCGCTGGTACGGCGAGGCCGCCGTGTCGGGCCTGCGGACCCTGGGCACCGAACGCGTCCCGCACGCGCAGTACCCGCAGCCGCCCGGCTACGCGGCCACCCTGCCGGGACACGCCACCCCACTGCCCGGCGTGCTGCGCGCGGGCGAGGTCACGTCCATGAGCGGCATCCAGGGCGCGATGGAAAGCGGCGAGAAGGCGGCGGCCATCCTGCTCAACGACCTCGCGGCCATGAGCCGTCCCCGGGGGGCCTGA
- a CDS encoding MDR family MFS transporter produces MNTVSLSQREKVLAFTGILTVLFLSSLNLTVVGSAMPRVIADLGGFHLYAWAFTAYSLATTVTIPVVGTVSDKYGRRPLILLGILIFALGSVGLGFVQSMEQLIILRAIQGIGGGTLMAMSFTAIADLFTPIERGRYQGYTGAVWGVSSVVGPLVGGFLTDHLGWRSVFFVNLPFAVLAAFFIWRFFRLPAPGAKGRFDALGAALLAGTVVCLTLAMSWGGGTYAWGSAQILGLFAATLLLGGAYAAHSRRQERPILDLRLLRDRGIAIASFAGLLMSAGMYAAILYLPLYMQGVRGSSASGSGLALTPLMVGLIVTSTISGQIVSRTGRYKWLINVGALVAAGALFLSASLSLSTPLWIAVGLMVLLGFGLGPVNSQLTLAVQNAAPREKLGSATSGNQFFRQIGGTLAVSLFGALVNAQLAQNLGGQLPAAATALPTQFQDAVANPNLLTSAQAQEQLGGALGKLGHTELLTPILDALRAVMVGAIDHVFLISAVLVALAFVLTLVLPERPLTARPVKAKDGAVAAD; encoded by the coding sequence ATGAATACCGTTTCCCTGTCCCAGCGCGAGAAGGTGCTGGCCTTCACCGGCATCCTGACGGTGCTGTTCCTCTCCAGCCTGAACCTGACGGTGGTGGGCAGCGCCATGCCGCGCGTCATCGCCGACCTGGGGGGCTTTCACCTGTACGCCTGGGCCTTTACCGCCTACTCGCTCGCCACGACCGTGACCATTCCGGTCGTCGGCACGGTGAGCGACAAATACGGCCGCCGCCCCCTGATCCTGCTGGGCATCCTGATCTTCGCGCTGGGCAGCGTGGGCCTGGGCTTCGTGCAGAGCATGGAGCAGCTCATCATCCTGCGGGCCATCCAGGGCATTGGCGGCGGCACACTGATGGCCATGAGCTTCACGGCCATCGCCGACCTGTTCACCCCCATCGAGCGCGGGCGCTACCAGGGCTACACCGGCGCGGTGTGGGGGGTCAGCAGCGTGGTGGGGCCGCTCGTCGGGGGCTTCCTGACCGACCACCTGGGCTGGCGCAGCGTGTTCTTCGTGAACCTGCCCTTCGCGGTGCTGGCGGCCTTTTTCATCTGGCGGTTCTTCCGGCTGCCCGCGCCGGGCGCAAAGGGCCGCTTCGACGCCCTGGGCGCGGCCCTGCTGGCGGGGACGGTCGTGTGCCTGACCCTGGCGATGTCCTGGGGCGGGGGCACCTACGCCTGGGGCAGCGCGCAGATTCTGGGCCTGTTCGCGGCCACGCTGCTGCTGGGCGGGGCCTACGCGGCGCACAGCCGCCGTCAGGAACGCCCGATTCTGGACCTCCGGCTGCTGCGTGACCGCGGCATCGCCATCGCGTCCTTCGCCGGGCTGCTCATGAGCGCGGGCATGTACGCCGCGATCCTGTACCTGCCGCTGTACATGCAGGGCGTGCGCGGCAGCAGCGCCTCGGGCAGCGGGCTGGCCCTCACGCCCCTGATGGTCGGATTGATCGTGACGAGCACCATCTCGGGGCAGATCGTGAGCCGCACCGGCCGCTACAAGTGGCTCATCAACGTGGGCGCGCTGGTGGCCGCCGGAGCCCTGTTCCTGAGCGCCAGCCTCTCGCTGAGCACGCCGCTGTGGATCGCGGTCGGCCTGATGGTGCTGCTGGGCTTCGGGCTCGGGCCGGTGAACAGCCAGCTCACCCTGGCCGTGCAGAACGCCGCCCCGCGCGAGAAGCTGGGCAGTGCGACGAGCGGCAACCAGTTTTTCCGCCAGATCGGCGGCACGCTGGCCGTGAGCCTGTTCGGCGCACTGGTCAACGCGCAGCTCGCCCAGAACCTCGGCGGGCAGCTGCCGGCGGCGGCGACGGCCCTGCCCACGCAGTTTCAGGACGCGGTCGCCAACCCCAACCTCCTGACGAGCGCCCAGGCGCAGGAGCAGCTCGGCGGCGCGCTGGGCAAACTCGGGCACACCGAACTCCTGACGCCCATCCTGGACGCCCTGCGCGCGGTGATGGTCGGGGCCATCGACCACGTCTTCCTGATCTCGGCCGTGCTGGTGGCGCTCGCCTTCGTCCTGACCCTGGTCCTGCCCGAGCGCCCGCTCACGGCCCGGCCGGTCAAGGCCAAGGACGGCGCAGTGGCCGCCGACTGA